In the genome of Candidatus Omnitrophota bacterium, one region contains:
- a CDS encoding DUF362 domain-containing protein encodes MDRFFYRLECFLKGQVSRKTFLKILLGGLTSFVAGNAFLKYAFAKSEGSNGRISRGITGNADIIVAKGVDPYRNTVEAVKGIGGMGKFVRKGDTVLVKPNMAWDRTPEQAANTDPAVVAALVEMCYASGAKKVNVLDVTCNNEKLCYEHSGIAAAVKEKGANVYFPDHWNVVKAHFPYESPMEGWPVLRDAVDCDVFINVPVLKHHGLTGLTLSMKNLMGVCSGTRGMIHFNIGRKLADLTDFLKPDLTVIDATRVLRAHGPSGGDVNDVEKMDSVIVATDPLLADMYASKLFGKPPMEISYISEALARSPEKKDLAKAKVVELST; translated from the coding sequence GTGGATAGGTTCTTTTACAGGCTGGAGTGCTTTTTAAAGGGGCAGGTGTCCCGGAAGACATTTCTTAAAATACTTTTGGGAGGCCTGACCTCCTTCGTGGCCGGGAACGCTTTTCTCAAGTATGCCTTCGCCAAAAGTGAGGGTTCTAATGGGCGCATTTCCCGGGGGATTACAGGTAATGCGGATATTATCGTAGCCAAGGGCGTCGATCCGTACAGGAACACTGTAGAGGCGGTCAAGGGTATCGGCGGGATGGGAAAGTTCGTGAGGAAAGGCGATACCGTGCTGGTCAAGCCCAACATGGCATGGGACCGGACCCCAGAACAGGCGGCTAATACCGATCCGGCCGTAGTGGCGGCGCTTGTCGAGATGTGTTACGCTTCCGGCGCGAAAAAGGTGAACGTCCTGGATGTGACATGCAATAACGAGAAGCTCTGTTATGAGCATAGCGGAATAGCGGCGGCCGTAAAGGAAAAGGGGGCTAATGTCTATTTTCCCGACCATTGGAACGTCGTGAAAGCGCATTTCCCATATGAGAGCCCTATGGAAGGATGGCCCGTGCTGCGGGACGCGGTAGATTGCGATGTATTCATAAACGTCCCGGTGCTTAAACATCATGGTCTTACCGGTCTTACGCTGTCCATGAAGAACCTTATGGGGGTATGCAGCGGCACGAGGGGCATGATACATTTCAACATAGGGCGTAAACTGGCCGATCTCACGGATTTCCTGAAACCCGACCTGACGGTCATAGACGCGACCAGGGTGCTCCGGGCGCATGGCCCGTCCGGAGGGGACGTGAATGATGTGGAAAAGATGGATAGTGTAATAGTCGCCACGGACCCGCTTTTGGCCGATATGTACGCGTCAAAGCTTTTTGGCAAACCCCCGATGGAGATATCATACATAAGTGAGGCTTTGGCGAGGTCGCCCGAAAAGAAAGACCTGGCAAAGGCAAAAGTCGTAGAACTCAGCACATGA
- a CDS encoding phosphoribosyltransferase, translating to MKSIPLNVISERISKVAVERPDMVIGILEGGRTMADLIAKKMGCRVGYVRISFRDATNTPVYEAPTLIGPFEDIPERMKKILLVDDVSVTGKTLKAAKDLLPGKEIITMVLKGEADMVVFPEIRECVVWPWTSVSAT from the coding sequence ATGAAAAGTATCCCTTTGAACGTTATATCGGAGCGGATATCGAAGGTGGCTGTGGAAAGGCCGGATATGGTCATCGGTATACTGGAAGGCGGCCGGACGATGGCGGACCTTATCGCGAAAAAGATGGGATGCCGGGTCGGGTATGTCAGGATAAGTTTCAGGGACGCGACGAACACTCCGGTCTATGAAGCCCCGACGCTTATCGGCCCCTTCGAGGATATCCCGGAACGGATGAAGAAAATACTTCTTGTGGACGATGTGTCCGTGACGGGGAAAACGCTCAAGGCGGCTAAGGACCTGCTGCCGGGTAAAGAGATAATTACCATGGTGCTCAAGGGGGAAGCCGATATGGTCGTGTTCCCTGAGATTAGGGAATGCGTGGTCTGGCCATGGACATCCGTATCCGCGACTTAA